A window of the Branchiibius hedensis genome harbors these coding sequences:
- a CDS encoding PPOX class F420-dependent oxidoreductase, giving the protein MSDLLALGDVHFIRLTTFRKNGEGVGTPVWVARDGDSLVAFTPQGTAKLKRLRHTSRVEVVECGRQGKVADDAVPVPATAVIDTDPATVDHVAALLKAKYGVEYRLFMAVESAVSFVRRTPKAPRVAIRITA; this is encoded by the coding sequence ATGAGCGATCTGCTCGCCCTCGGCGATGTGCACTTCATCCGGTTGACGACGTTTCGCAAGAACGGCGAAGGTGTCGGGACACCGGTCTGGGTCGCCCGCGACGGTGATTCGTTGGTGGCGTTCACTCCCCAGGGGACGGCGAAGCTCAAGCGATTGCGGCACACCTCGCGGGTCGAAGTCGTCGAGTGCGGCCGACAGGGCAAGGTCGCTGACGATGCCGTGCCAGTCCCGGCCACGGCCGTCATCGACACCGACCCGGCCACCGTCGACCACGTCGCTGCGCTGCTGAAGGCGAAGTACGGCGTCGAGTACCGCCTGTTCATGGCCGTGGAGTCGGCCGTCTCGTTCGTCCGCCGCACGCCGAAGGCGCCGCGTGTGGCCATCCGGATCACGGCATAG
- a CDS encoding sulfite exporter TauE/SafE family protein — protein MSLAEALLLLTAGFFAGLVGFVTGLASLVSYPALLAVGLPPVAANVTNTVALVGVGAGALANSGRDVFSYHRRRLVVWASCSIVGGLVGGVILLLAPADSFAAIVPFLVALAALALLLQPRIRALARGGDAPRAFAVTLLAVSVYGGYFGAGAGVMFLAAMLLFTSESIVLASIMKSFLLGLSNLVAAIYFAVSGPVHWLPALAMGAGAVVGGYAGPPVVRRVPADLLRWTIAAAGFGLAIWLWVSR, from the coding sequence GTGAGTCTGGCCGAAGCACTGCTGCTCCTGACCGCCGGATTCTTCGCCGGCCTGGTCGGGTTCGTCACCGGTCTGGCTTCGCTGGTGTCCTACCCGGCACTGCTAGCCGTCGGCCTGCCGCCGGTCGCCGCGAACGTCACCAATACCGTCGCCCTGGTCGGAGTGGGTGCGGGTGCCCTGGCCAACTCGGGCCGGGACGTCTTCAGCTACCACCGTCGGCGGCTGGTGGTGTGGGCGTCGTGCTCGATCGTCGGGGGCCTGGTCGGTGGGGTGATCCTGCTGCTGGCACCGGCGGACTCGTTCGCGGCGATCGTGCCGTTCCTGGTCGCACTGGCCGCCCTAGCGCTGCTGCTCCAACCGCGGATCCGGGCGCTAGCGCGAGGTGGCGACGCGCCGCGGGCCTTCGCCGTGACGCTGCTCGCAGTGTCGGTCTACGGCGGCTACTTCGGCGCAGGGGCCGGGGTGATGTTCCTGGCCGCGATGCTGCTGTTCACCTCCGAATCGATCGTGCTGGCCAGCATCATGAAGAGCTTCCTGCTCGGCCTGTCCAACCTGGTCGCCGCCATCTACTTCGCAGTCAGCGGGCCCGTGCACTGGCTGCCCGCCCTGGCGATGGGAGCGGGGGCGGTGGTCGGTGGCTACGCCGGGCCACCCGTCGTACGCCGAGTGCCGGCTGATCTGTTGCGCTGGACGATCGCGGCGGCCGGCTTCGGCCTGGCGATCTGGCTGTGGGTCTCCCGGTGA
- a CDS encoding SGNH/GDSL hydrolase family protein, whose amino-acid sequence MRRRFVAVGDSFTEGVGDPNPLYPNGVRGWADRMARQLGRYDDRWRYANLAIRSKYLREVVDEQVDRALSLRPTLITFYAGGNDILTARVNMAAVMDLYEDTVRRLQTSGGQLILFTAYDATRGPILEPVRRRIAFYNSTVRDIARDMNAILIDHDQMAEFGDRRLWSFDRIHMSRPGHKVMAGAVLAELGIPHTLKLPEFSPFERRLTLKTVRDESRWVRSEVVPLIRRRVSGVREGDTLTAKWPELIRPADGMKRLARRHSGDALRVRHEARNG is encoded by the coding sequence ATGCGCAGAAGGTTCGTGGCGGTCGGTGACTCGTTCACCGAGGGGGTGGGTGACCCAAACCCGCTCTACCCCAACGGTGTCCGGGGCTGGGCCGACCGAATGGCGCGCCAATTGGGCAGGTACGACGATCGCTGGCGCTACGCGAACCTCGCCATCCGCAGCAAGTACCTCAGAGAAGTCGTCGATGAGCAGGTCGACCGCGCGTTGTCGCTGCGGCCGACGCTGATCACGTTCTATGCCGGCGGGAATGACATCCTGACCGCGCGGGTGAACATGGCTGCGGTGATGGACCTGTACGAGGACACCGTGCGCCGGTTGCAGACGTCGGGGGGCCAGTTGATTCTCTTCACCGCGTACGACGCCACCCGGGGCCCGATCCTCGAGCCCGTGCGGCGCCGGATTGCTTTCTACAACAGTACGGTTCGCGATATCGCGCGTGACATGAACGCCATCCTGATCGACCACGACCAGATGGCCGAGTTCGGCGATCGCCGGCTGTGGAGTTTCGACCGGATTCACATGTCCCGACCCGGGCACAAGGTGATGGCCGGTGCGGTGCTGGCCGAGCTCGGGATTCCGCACACGCTGAAGCTGCCTGAGTTTTCCCCGTTCGAGCGGCGACTGACGCTGAAGACCGTGCGCGACGAATCGCGCTGGGTCCGCAGTGAAGTCGTGCCGTTGATCAGGCGACGGGTCAGCGGCGTCCGCGAGGGCGACACTTTGACAGCGAAGTGGCCCGAACTGATCCGCCCGGCAGACGGGATGAAGCGGCTCGCCCGCAGGCACTCCGGCGATGCACTGCGGGTTCGCCACGAGGCGAGGAACGGTTAG